The proteins below come from a single Polynucleobacter necessarius genomic window:
- a CDS encoding acyl carrier protein, whose protein sequence is MKEAGVVNFGNNVDNFNFIDDAGLDSFEIINIISDIESILGAELPMHELEKTGSHTISGFVKVAEGVIRRIDGGNLR, encoded by the coding sequence TTGAAAGAAGCTGGCGTGGTTAATTTTGGAAATAATGTTGATAACTTTAATTTTATTGACGATGCTGGTTTGGATTCATTTGAAATAATAAATATTATCTCAGATATAGAATCTATTTTAGGCGCTGAATTACCTATGCATGAGCTTGAAAAAACGGGCTCGCATACCATTTCTGGTTTTGTTAAAGTCGCCGAAGGGGTTATTAGGAGAATTGATGGGGGTAATCTACGATGA
- a CDS encoding NAD-dependent epimerase/dehydratase family protein: protein MATLLVIGGSGFFGKSILDVYRRGLLQPWGVERIEVVSRNASALIRSNPELISEKFFLHDIDITLCRELPVADYVIHAAASTDARGYLLRPEIERKNIQLGVSNFCRLATIFLPKSKILYVSSGAVYGQQLEALGHIQEDAILQPIDSLDHGKRDYAAAKRDAEYCVQELGKAGIKVAIARCFAFVGFYLPRNQHFAIGNFIEDGLQGRDVQVKAQHCVYRSYLYSDDLVLWLMKILDKASYACPIVNVGSDQAVLIHELAEKISKRFKVGVQLSRLNYSIVDRYVPSINKGLMMGCPKPLDLDGAIDMTLEKILESKS, encoded by the coding sequence ATGGCGACACTTTTAGTTATTGGCGGTTCAGGTTTTTTTGGGAAATCCATTTTGGATGTATATCGTCGAGGTTTGCTGCAGCCCTGGGGGGTTGAGCGAATTGAAGTAGTTTCAAGAAATGCAAGTGCTTTAATTCGTTCAAACCCAGAGTTAATCTCAGAAAAATTTTTTTTACACGATATTGATATTACATTATGTCGTGAACTTCCGGTTGCTGATTATGTAATACACGCCGCTGCCTCTACTGATGCTCGAGGCTACCTTTTAAGGCCTGAAATAGAAAGAAAAAACATACAATTAGGCGTCTCCAATTTTTGCAGATTAGCAACAATTTTTTTGCCGAAAAGTAAGATTTTGTATGTGAGTTCTGGTGCAGTATACGGGCAACAACTTGAAGCCTTAGGCCACATTCAAGAGGACGCCATTCTACAGCCGATTGATTCGCTGGATCATGGAAAACGTGATTATGCTGCTGCTAAACGGGATGCAGAGTATTGTGTGCAGGAATTGGGCAAGGCAGGCATTAAGGTGGCGATTGCACGATGTTTTGCTTTTGTTGGATTCTATTTGCCCAGAAATCAGCACTTTGCAATTGGTAATTTTATTGAGGATGGTCTTCAGGGAAGGGATGTGCAAGTCAAAGCACAGCATTGCGTTTATCGAAGTTATTTATATTCTGATGATTTGGTATTATGGCTTATGAAGATTTTAGATAAGGCCTCTTACGCATGCCCTATCGTGAATGTTGGCTCTGATCAAGCTGTATTAATCCATGAGCTTGCTGAAAAAATATCAAAGCGCTTTAAGGTGGGGGTTCAATTATCGCGATTAAACTATTCAATAGTTGATCGATATGTCCCTTCGATAAACAAAGGTTTGATGATGGGCTGCCCAAAACCACTAGATCTCGATGGTGCAATTGACATGACCTTAGAAAAGATATTGGAAAGTAAATCATGA
- a CDS encoding SDR family NAD(P)-dependent oxidoreductase: MNMEDSFSGKTVLITGASGGIGSAIALFFASKGANLILLGHDNSALMESLLFEVKKYDVSVIDILGDISSPVFCDAVKFTSIRNFKKVDILVNCAGIITRTPFELMTLEEWSSVINVNLNGTFNMCQKFMPDMAKNNYGRVVNITSQMAFLPHPGASPSYEATKAAITAFTRHLASIYAGKNVCVNSVAPGSINTQLPRSMPPDVRKALEQRIPMSRLGEPEEVASVVGFLCSDSASYITGTTIHVNGGTLMT; encoded by the coding sequence ATGAACATGGAAGATAGTTTCAGTGGGAAAACAGTGCTTATTACTGGAGCCTCAGGTGGTATTGGCTCCGCAATTGCATTATTTTTCGCATCCAAAGGAGCGAACTTAATATTATTGGGTCACGATAATTCTGCTCTGATGGAGTCGTTGTTATTTGAGGTAAAAAAATATGATGTTTCTGTTATTGATATCTTAGGCGATATTTCATCGCCAGTTTTTTGCGATGCCGTTAAATTCACCTCAATTCGGAATTTTAAAAAAGTTGATATTTTAGTAAACTGCGCTGGAATAATTACTAGAACTCCTTTTGAGCTCATGACCCTTGAAGAGTGGTCGTCTGTAATTAACGTAAACTTAAACGGCACTTTTAATATGTGTCAAAAATTTATGCCAGACATGGCAAAAAATAATTACGGAAGAGTTGTTAATATTACTTCTCAAATGGCCTTTTTGCCGCATCCTGGCGCTTCCCCTAGCTACGAAGCTACTAAAGCGGCAATAACCGCCTTCACTAGACATTTAGCAAGTATTTATGCTGGTAAGAATGTGTGTGTAAACTCCGTTGCGCCAGGTTCAATTAATACTCAACTGCCAAGATCTATGCCTCCCGATGTTAGAAAGGCCTTGGAGCAAAGGATTCCCATGTCAAGACTTGGGGAGCCTGAGGAGGTGGCTAGTGTTGTTGGATTTCTTTGTTCGGATTCAGCGTCCTACATTACCGGCACTACTATTCACGTAAATGGCGGGACCTTGATGACATAA
- a CDS encoding O-antigen ligase family protein → MTPCVGAEHSSAPGRVIPSWVIWAQSIFFSILYAVWGYPNTIFFTDSLIIIGAILSVYSLYLNRYLLKTSWPLPFWFLVAMIMWMIFHLFFLSDNFPRQFRELESIWKRVTIVMIYGLGFGLGISRFKSVSKCIILIYFGMIGPGLIYIFKYILGLYATQHNLVLPDYLILYDRPISAYWIYKTAYTVALMPTFAVGIGILQFCALRKMNYFFSAVAIFGMLISVLVFNLVNIKNAVIYTSVLTIIFLISLVLNSWRKLLNNSKLLKRAFLVAVIICVPILFSIDQSLEKNSAWKSFFQDVKVGQQVDLYEKWKEFGGNGFPVNENGKVVSVTVYYRTAWAIVGSRMLIENPLGYGLVYRSFANLGLKKWPNSSLDQVHSGWLDLALGIGVPGIILIFTAFLLVLYRLHTISKSSNIADDQALLACVLSWGLFAIFLTWTTSEISQGINLVQLIFWICFGVGSTMTKKYLCYR, encoded by the coding sequence ATGACCCCTTGCGTTGGAGCTGAGCACTCAAGTGCACCAGGAAGAGTTATTCCCTCTTGGGTAATATGGGCTCAAAGCATTTTCTTTTCTATTCTGTATGCGGTTTGGGGCTACCCAAATACTATTTTTTTCACAGATTCGTTAATCATTATTGGAGCCATACTTAGTGTTTATAGTCTTTACTTGAATCGTTACCTTTTAAAGACTTCATGGCCATTGCCATTTTGGTTTTTGGTGGCAATGATTATGTGGATGATTTTTCATCTATTTTTTTTAAGCGATAATTTTCCTCGGCAATTTAGGGAGTTGGAGAGTATTTGGAAGCGTGTAACCATTGTAATGATTTATGGCTTAGGGTTTGGTCTAGGCATTTCTAGATTTAAGTCAGTATCTAAGTGCATTATTTTAATTTATTTCGGCATGATAGGACCAGGGCTTATTTATATTTTTAAGTATATTTTAGGTCTTTACGCAACTCAACACAATCTAGTATTGCCAGATTACTTGATTCTTTATGATCGGCCTATTTCAGCATATTGGATTTATAAAACTGCTTATACAGTTGCTCTAATGCCAACGTTTGCTGTGGGTATTGGAATTCTTCAATTCTGCGCCCTTAGGAAAATGAATTACTTCTTTAGCGCTGTAGCTATTTTTGGCATGTTAATTTCTGTATTAGTTTTTAATTTGGTAAATATTAAAAATGCAGTCATTTATACCTCTGTATTGACAATAATTTTTTTAATTTCACTTGTGTTAAATTCCTGGAGAAAATTATTAAATAATAGTAAGCTCCTTAAACGCGCTTTTTTAGTGGCAGTCATTATTTGCGTCCCAATATTATTTTCGATTGATCAAAGTCTTGAAAAAAACTCAGCTTGGAAAAGTTTTTTTCAAGATGTCAAGGTAGGGCAGCAGGTTGATTTATATGAAAAGTGGAAGGAATTTGGGGGCAATGGGTTTCCCGTTAATGAAAATGGCAAGGTGGTGTCAGTAACGGTTTACTATAGGACGGCGTGGGCGATTGTCGGTTCAAGAATGCTCATTGAGAACCCGTTGGGTTACGGATTAGTCTACCGATCATTTGCAAATTTGGGATTAAAGAAGTGGCCAAACTCTTCTCTTGATCAAGTTCATAGCGGGTGGCTTGACTTAGCTTTAGGGATTGGCGTGCCTGGAATAATTTTAATTTTTACCGCATTTCTTCTCGTTCTATATCGGTTGCATACAATCTCGAAGTCGTCAAATATTGCGGATGATCAAGCTTTATTGGCTTGCGTTTTGTCTTGGGGATTGTTTGCAATTTTTTTGACCTGGACAACTTCGGAAATTTCCCAAGGTATTAATTTAGTTCAACTTATCTTTTGGATTTGCTTTGGAGTTGGCAGTACTATGACAAAAAAATACCTTTGTTATAGGTAA
- a CDS encoding class I adenylate-forming enzyme family protein has protein sequence MGVIYDELLRGSNRTPNKIAVITAENISITYSELCLLVRKRANRLLKLIDFRSGDNCCVAILYRDECEQLITVLALNACNLFIAPINPELIDSQVKLAVESVEANYLLHDLPYELDNLDILSFQCRVEDDRAENEAEVRVESCDYSNFLVTLSSGSTGNPKPIVFSEKAKIMRFMHAKNTYMLSENDVVLCASPFHHSLGQRLTFLPLLLGGTLVFLRKFSKETWYSKVKEAKVSFTIAVSSHLNSLQDDFFEFISKGSDLRALVSSSAFIDDETKERFFAISNFDFYEMYGASEVGTATNLNKNDHVSKRGSVGRACENVIIEIVDEHKKRIETPLSVGEIKIKSNTICEGYFNRDDLNRETFVDGYFYTGDLGYLDRDGYLYFVDRKKDLIITGGSNIYPSDIEEVIRQIEGIIDCCVVGFEDKYLVEVPVAFVIARGSKVEIEQKIRKHVRKNLSPFQRPIGYAFYESFPVNATGKLDKKLLREQAKQNFSSISKKYLALKK, from the coding sequence ATGGGGGTAATCTACGATGAATTATTGCGGGGATCAAATAGAACTCCTAACAAAATTGCAGTTATCACTGCAGAAAATATTTCGATTACCTATTCAGAGTTGTGCCTTCTCGTAAGAAAGAGGGCTAATCGGCTATTAAAGCTAATCGATTTTAGAAGTGGCGATAATTGCTGTGTTGCGATATTGTATCGAGATGAGTGCGAACAATTAATTACAGTTTTGGCGTTAAATGCCTGTAATCTCTTTATAGCCCCTATAAATCCAGAGCTAATAGATAGTCAAGTCAAATTGGCCGTTGAATCGGTAGAGGCCAATTACCTTTTGCATGATCTTCCATATGAACTAGATAATCTTGACATATTATCATTTCAATGCAGAGTCGAAGATGACAGAGCTGAGAATGAAGCAGAGGTGAGGGTTGAGTCCTGTGACTACAGCAACTTTTTGGTTACCTTGTCTTCTGGCTCAACGGGTAATCCAAAGCCAATAGTCTTCTCCGAAAAGGCCAAGATTATGCGTTTTATGCATGCAAAAAATACTTATATGTTGAGCGAAAATGATGTTGTTTTATGTGCATCACCTTTTCACCACTCATTAGGTCAAAGACTTACTTTTTTACCATTATTGTTAGGTGGGACACTTGTATTCCTAAGAAAATTCTCAAAAGAAACTTGGTACAGCAAAGTCAAGGAGGCAAAAGTTTCATTTACAATAGCCGTCTCCTCCCATCTTAATTCCTTGCAAGATGATTTTTTTGAATTTATATCAAAGGGCTCTGATCTAAGAGCGCTTGTTTCATCCTCTGCATTTATTGACGACGAAACCAAAGAGAGATTTTTTGCAATATCTAACTTTGATTTTTATGAAATGTACGGAGCATCTGAAGTCGGCACTGCAACAAATTTAAATAAAAATGATCATGTAAGCAAGCGAGGTTCTGTGGGAAGAGCCTGTGAAAATGTAATTATTGAAATTGTAGATGAACATAAAAAAAGGATTGAAACGCCTTTATCAGTAGGGGAAATAAAAATTAAATCCAACACGATTTGTGAAGGTTATTTTAATAGAGACGATCTGAATAGGGAAACGTTTGTAGATGGATACTTTTACACCGGTGATTTGGGTTACCTGGATAGAGATGGGTATCTGTACTTTGTAGACAGAAAGAAAGACCTCATCATAACTGGAGGTAGCAATATTTACCCTTCTGATATCGAGGAGGTAATTAGACAGATAGAGGGGATTATTGATTGTTGTGTAGTAGGATTTGAGGACAAATATTTGGTTGAGGTACCAGTAGCATTTGTTATTGCACGTGGATCAAAGGTTGAAATAGAGCAAAAAATTAGAAAACATGTCAGAAAGAATTTATCCCCATTTCAGAGACCAATTGGATATGCTTTTTATGAATCATTTCCAGTTAATGCCACCGGAAAACTTGATAAGAAATTACTCAGGGAGCAGGCAAAGCAAAATTTTTCTTCTATAAGCAAAAAATATTTAGCACTCAAAAAATGA
- a CDS encoding cytidylyltransferase domain-containing protein — protein sequence MKRLAIIPARGGSKRIPKKNIRLFHGRPMILWVLEQIRASDQFDVIHVSTDDKETLELVSAAGFSPEFMRNPEAATDSAPLSDVKRYVLEKYSERGFEFDIVGIFFATAVFLDKNCISDALKQFEINNQVNEMISVTKFSVPIEWALKMNGNGILLPVDSIGITKRSQDLPVSWHETGEFVLYKEKSFTLAQQTRTLKGGYSVNHLSVDIDTPEDLVKAEQLFYLKNHIPL from the coding sequence TTGAAAAGATTGGCAATTATTCCCGCGAGAGGTGGTAGTAAAAGGATACCAAAGAAGAATATTAGGCTATTTCATGGTAGACCTATGATTCTATGGGTACTGGAGCAAATTAGAGCATCCGATCAGTTTGATGTGATACACGTCTCAACCGATGACAAGGAAACACTTGAGTTGGTTAGTGCAGCAGGATTTTCGCCCGAATTTATGAGAAATCCAGAGGCTGCAACTGATAGCGCTCCATTGAGTGATGTGAAGAGATATGTATTAGAGAAATACAGTGAGAGAGGGTTTGAATTTGATATAGTAGGCATATTTTTTGCCACTGCTGTTTTCTTGGACAAAAATTGTATCTCGGATGCTCTTAAGCAGTTTGAAATTAATAATCAAGTCAATGAAATGATATCCGTAACAAAATTTTCGGTTCCAATTGAGTGGGCATTAAAAATGAACGGTAATGGAATATTGTTGCCGGTTGATAGTATTGGCATTACAAAAAGATCTCAGGATCTTCCGGTTTCATGGCACGAAACAGGGGAGTTTGTTTTATATAAGGAAAAATCATTCACTCTTGCACAACAAACCAGAACTTTAAAAGGTGGATATTCAGTGAACCACCTTTCAGTTGACATAGATACTCCTGAGGATTTGGTTAAGGCCGAACAACTTTTTTATTTAAAAAATCACATACCGCTATAA
- the rfbH gene encoding lipopolysaccharide biosynthesis protein RfbH: MNNQVIEVKTVEQQQKEQIRQAISKLVDEYAAIEFATKAFVPGNTMIPPSGKLIDASEIKNMVDASLDGWLTTGRFNTLFEKKLAQFIGVKHLITVNSGSSANLVAFSTLTSPKLGKRAIQKGDEVIGVAAGFPTTVNPIVQFGAIPVFVDVDANTHNIDVSQLEAALSPKTKAVMLAHSLGNPFNLDAVTTFCKKHHLWLVEDCCDALGSRYQGKMVGTFGDIGTLSFYPAHHITMGEGGAVFTNNLELKQIAESFRDWGRDCYCPPGKDNTCGKRFCWKLGNLPGGYDHKYTYSHLGYNLKITDMQAACALAQLDKLEDFIQARKANFKFLKDRLKTCEEFLQLPEATPHSDPSWFGFPITVKENSPVSRLDLLTCLDQQKIGTRLLFAGNLVRQPSMEGVQYRISGPFTNTDRVMNQTFWIGVQPALTKEMLEYVCSQIEMYLGIGF, from the coding sequence ATGAACAATCAAGTGATTGAAGTTAAAACAGTTGAGCAACAGCAAAAAGAGCAAATTCGCCAAGCCATTAGCAAGTTGGTAGATGAATATGCCGCTATTGAGTTTGCTACTAAGGCATTTGTCCCTGGAAACACTATGATTCCCCCGTCTGGCAAATTGATTGATGCTAGTGAAATTAAAAATATGGTTGACGCATCCCTTGATGGCTGGTTAACCACGGGCCGCTTTAATACTCTTTTCGAAAAAAAGCTGGCGCAGTTTATTGGTGTAAAGCACTTAATCACTGTTAACTCAGGCTCTTCTGCTAACTTGGTTGCTTTTTCTACCCTCACGTCCCCTAAGCTTGGCAAACGCGCCATTCAAAAAGGTGATGAGGTCATTGGGGTAGCAGCTGGATTTCCGACAACGGTTAATCCCATTGTGCAATTTGGGGCTATCCCCGTTTTTGTTGATGTTGATGCTAATACTCACAATATTGATGTTTCACAATTAGAGGCTGCATTAAGTCCTAAAACGAAAGCGGTGATGTTGGCGCATTCCTTAGGCAATCCCTTTAATTTAGATGCGGTTACGACTTTTTGCAAAAAACATCACTTGTGGTTGGTTGAAGACTGTTGCGATGCTTTGGGCTCAAGGTATCAAGGAAAAATGGTAGGGACTTTTGGTGATATTGGCACGCTGAGCTTCTATCCTGCCCATCACATCACAATGGGTGAGGGCGGTGCTGTATTCACTAATAATTTAGAGCTAAAGCAGATTGCTGAAAGCTTTCGAGATTGGGGTAGGGATTGTTATTGCCCTCCAGGCAAAGACAATACCTGCGGCAAACGTTTTTGCTGGAAGTTGGGGAATTTGCCTGGGGGCTATGATCACAAATATACCTATAGCCATCTTGGCTACAACCTCAAAATCACCGATATGCAAGCGGCTTGCGCATTGGCGCAGCTTGATAAATTAGAGGATTTCATTCAAGCGCGTAAGGCGAACTTCAAATTCTTAAAGGATCGCCTGAAAACGTGTGAAGAATTTTTGCAGCTACCAGAAGCGACCCCCCATTCTGATCCATCATGGTTTGGTTTTCCCATTACCGTCAAAGAAAATTCGCCGGTGAGTCGATTGGATCTATTAACTTGCCTAGATCAACAAAAAATTGGAACACGTTTACTTTTCGCGGGTAACTTGGTGCGTCAACCTTCTATGGAGGGCGTGCAATATCGTATTAGTGGTCCATTCACCAATACGGATCGCGTGATGAATCAAACATTTTGGATCGGGGTGCAGCCGGCTTTAACCAAAGAAATGTTGGAGTATGTCTGCAGTCAAATTGAAATGTATTTAGGAATTGGTTTTTAA
- a CDS encoding HAD hydrolase-like protein has translation MSKRLIVYDLDGTLIDSANTVLSIINAMRLESNQTPIDKAKLTPWISLGGISLISNALEINADNAHSALGEFRRRYVDYKTSESDLYPRVREVLEQFSQKDILLALCTNKPRNLVDRILQELSLVKYFDCVVAGGDLPSQKPDPLNLLTCLNYYGTGRKETILVGDSTIDQKLAISCDVPFVFFRGGYDDGVDISLVDRVIDCHSDLL, from the coding sequence GTGTCTAAACGCTTGATTGTTTACGATCTGGATGGCACCTTAATTGATAGCGCTAATACTGTGCTGTCGATCATTAATGCAATGCGTTTAGAAAGTAATCAAACTCCAATTGATAAAGCCAAATTAACTCCCTGGATTAGTTTGGGTGGAATATCGTTAATTTCCAATGCGCTTGAAATAAACGCTGATAATGCCCATAGTGCTTTGGGTGAGTTTAGGCGACGCTATGTAGATTACAAGACAAGTGAGTCCGATCTATATCCACGGGTACGCGAAGTGCTCGAGCAGTTTTCGCAAAAAGATATTCTTTTAGCGCTCTGCACTAATAAACCCAGAAATTTAGTTGATCGGATTTTGCAGGAGCTTTCATTGGTAAAGTACTTTGATTGTGTCGTTGCGGGAGGCGATTTGCCTAGTCAAAAGCCGGATCCACTGAATTTGCTGACATGCCTTAATTACTATGGGACTGGCAGAAAGGAGACAATATTGGTTGGTGACAGCACCATTGATCAAAAATTGGCTATATCTTGCGATGTTCCATTTGTTTTTTTTCGAGGCGGATATGATGACGGTGTCGATATTTCGCTGGTCGATCGGGTAATAGATTGCCATTCTGATCTTTTATAG
- a CDS encoding N-acetylneuraminate synthase family protein, with translation MSKIANNDIFNDLFVLEVASNHQGNVDRGLAIIDRFSKVVRFNNIRAAIKLQFRDIDNFIHKEFLDHQDIRYVKRLSDTRMSKEDFVILVKAIRQSGCIPMATPFDEKSVDWCVEFDMPIIKVASADNNDWTLLEKIAKTRRPVIVSTGGMSQKDMDDLVTFFKHRNIPLSLNHCIAAYPYEDKECELNQIDYLRNHYPDLVIGYSCHEYHDWSASMHIAYAKGARTFERHIDINDDGFEVATYSSLPHQIDTWFKAWHKAREMCGTSSTQRRNFLDREVEYLDSYVRGVYAKKDLAAGQLLTEDDCYLAIPLQKGQISSRELMLGKYGHRLLAPCNKDKPITVEMLDTPYISNVEMLSAFKKRGL, from the coding sequence ATGAGTAAAATCGCAAACAACGACATTTTTAATGACTTATTTGTTCTGGAGGTGGCCAGCAACCACCAGGGAAATGTAGATCGAGGGCTTGCCATTATTGATCGTTTTTCTAAGGTTGTTCGTTTTAATAATATTCGCGCTGCAATTAAATTGCAGTTCCGTGATATTGATAACTTTATTCATAAAGAGTTTTTAGATCACCAAGACATTCGTTATGTCAAACGCTTATCTGATACGCGGATGTCTAAAGAAGACTTTGTGATTTTAGTAAAGGCGATCCGTCAAAGCGGTTGCATTCCGATGGCTACCCCTTTTGATGAAAAATCTGTGGATTGGTGTGTTGAGTTTGATATGCCTATCATTAAAGTAGCAAGCGCTGATAACAATGATTGGACTCTGCTCGAAAAAATTGCTAAAACGAGACGTCCTGTTATTGTATCTACTGGCGGTATGTCTCAGAAGGATATGGATGATTTGGTGACATTTTTTAAGCATCGAAACATACCTCTTTCACTCAATCATTGCATCGCTGCCTACCCTTATGAAGATAAAGAGTGTGAGTTAAATCAAATTGACTATTTACGTAATCACTATCCTGATTTAGTTATTGGCTACTCTTGTCACGAATATCATGATTGGTCAGCATCGATGCATATCGCGTATGCAAAAGGGGCCAGAACGTTTGAGCGTCATATCGACATTAATGATGATGGTTTTGAAGTTGCAACATACTCTTCCTTGCCGCATCAAATTGATACTTGGTTCAAGGCTTGGCATAAGGCACGCGAGATGTGTGGAACATCTTCAACACAAAGGCGTAATTTCTTAGATCGCGAGGTAGAGTATTTGGACTCCTACGTTCGGGGCGTCTATGCCAAAAAAGACTTGGCTGCAGGTCAGCTGTTGACGGAAGACGACTGTTATCTAGCCATTCCGTTACAAAAAGGGCAGATCTCCAGTCGCGAATTGATGTTGGGTAAGTATGGCCATCGACTGCTGGCACCATGCAATAAAGACAAACCGATTACTGTTGAAATGCTAGACACGCCCTACATTTCAAATGTAGAAATGCTCAGCGCTTTCAAGAAGAGGGGTCTGTAG
- a CDS encoding thiamine pyrophosphate-binding protein → MTAQKIRVADYIAARCVEAGAKHVFLVTGGGAMHLNDAFGRNARLEKVCFHHEQAAAIAAESYYRLSNNLAVLNVTTGPGGINALNGVYGAYVDSLGMLVVSGQVKRETFLKNYPIPLRQLGDQEVDIVSIVRPITKYATVLQEATSVKLVMDKAIFLATHGRPGPVWVDVPIDIQGALIDPEELVGWDEDTKSLINDADAHPNTVDELQNLGSTNLQDCITELLEKLKQSKRPVLLVGSGIRLSKMHNHFLKLAEALKIPVVTGWNAHDCLSNESPYYAGRPGTVGDRAGNFAVQNADFLMVLGCRLNIRQVSYNWQSFASNAWKVMVDADRAELIKPTLKIDLPIHARLQNFIPALLEAIAKESSDGLKLPDHAKYLQWCRERVAEYPVVHAEHYQNPELINPYAFIKILFSKLPKDDVVVAGNGSACVISFQASELKEEQRLYTNSGNASMGYDLPAAIGACIARGGKRIICLAGDGSLMMNLQELQTVVGYKLPIKLIVLNNEGYHSIRQTQDAYFSDNLIGIGPDTGVSIPDFVELGEAFKIPSKRISQLTQVGHSLRWLLEEQNDAALLEVMLDIKQTFSPKLASRKLSDGTMVSPALDDMAPFLSREELARNRLN, encoded by the coding sequence ATGACTGCGCAAAAAATTCGTGTAGCTGACTATATTGCTGCTCGTTGTGTTGAGGCTGGTGCAAAACATGTTTTTTTAGTCACCGGTGGTGGCGCCATGCATTTAAACGATGCCTTTGGTCGGAACGCACGACTTGAAAAGGTTTGCTTTCATCATGAACAAGCCGCTGCTATTGCTGCCGAGAGTTACTACCGGCTAAGTAACAATTTGGCTGTATTGAATGTCACGACTGGACCCGGCGGCATTAATGCCTTAAATGGTGTTTATGGTGCTTATGTTGATTCTCTTGGAATGTTAGTAGTGTCAGGTCAAGTCAAGCGTGAAACTTTTTTAAAAAATTACCCCATACCTTTACGTCAGCTCGGAGACCAAGAGGTCGATATCGTTTCGATAGTAAGGCCTATTACAAAATATGCAACAGTTTTACAAGAAGCAACTTCAGTGAAGCTGGTGATGGATAAAGCCATCTTTTTGGCTACACATGGTCGGCCAGGGCCAGTTTGGGTCGATGTTCCAATTGATATTCAGGGGGCGCTAATTGATCCTGAGGAGCTAGTCGGTTGGGATGAAGATACAAAATCTCTCATCAATGATGCCGATGCGCACCCCAATACCGTTGACGAGTTACAAAATCTAGGCAGCACAAATTTACAAGATTGCATAACAGAGTTGCTGGAGAAATTAAAGCAATCGAAAAGGCCCGTCCTCCTGGTTGGTTCAGGAATTCGCTTGTCAAAAATGCATAATCATTTTTTGAAGTTGGCTGAAGCTTTGAAAATTCCTGTTGTGACAGGGTGGAACGCCCATGACTGTCTATCAAATGAGAGTCCCTACTATGCTGGAAGGCCTGGTACAGTTGGAGATCGCGCTGGAAATTTTGCAGTGCAGAATGCTGATTTTTTAATGGTATTGGGTTGCCGCCTCAATATTCGTCAGGTTAGTTACAACTGGCAAAGCTTTGCTTCGAATGCCTGGAAGGTGATGGTGGATGCGGATCGAGCCGAATTAATTAAGCCTACTCTCAAAATTGATTTGCCTATTCATGCAAGACTGCAGAATTTTATACCTGCATTACTTGAGGCAATCGCTAAAGAAAGTTCTGACGGTCTCAAATTGCCTGATCATGCTAAATATTTGCAGTGGTGCCGGGAAAGAGTGGCTGAGTATCCAGTAGTTCATGCTGAACATTACCAAAATCCTGAGCTTATCAATCCTTATGCATTTATAAAAATATTGTTTTCAAAGTTGCCTAAAGATGATGTGGTGGTGGCAGGTAATGGGTCGGCTTGCGTGATTAGTTTTCAGGCCTCAGAACTCAAAGAAGAGCAGCGTCTTTACACCAATTCTGGCAATGCATCCATGGGATACGATTTGCCGGCAGCGATTGGTGCATGTATCGCGCGTGGTGGTAAACGTATTATTTGTTTAGCTGGTGACGGCAGCTTAATGATGAATCTCCAAGAGTTGCAGACAGTTGTGGGTTATAAGCTCCCAATTAAATTAATTGTTCTTAATAATGAGGGCTATCACTCCATTCGCCAAACGCAGGATGCCTATTTCTCAGATAACCTAATTGGGATAGGTCCTGATACCGGTGTCTCGATTCCCGATTTTGTTGAGCTTGGAGAAGCCTTCAAAATACCGTCCAAAAGGATCAGTCAACTTACCCAGGTTGGGCATTCCCTAAGATGGTTGCTTGAGGAGCAGAATGACGCGGCTTTACTTGAGGTCATGCTGGATATCAAGCAGACCTTCTCTCCTAAGTTGGCATCCAGAAAACTTTCAGATGGGACGATGGTATCCCCCGCGCTAGACGATATGGCGCCATTCTTGTCGCGTGAAGAGTTGGCTAGAAATCGTCTGAATTAG